Proteins from one Dioscorea cayenensis subsp. rotundata cultivar TDr96_F1 unplaced genomic scaffold, TDr96_F1_v2_PseudoChromosome.rev07_lg8_w22 25.fasta BLBR01000032.1, whole genome shotgun sequence genomic window:
- the LOC120253303 gene encoding multiple organellar RNA editing factor 1, mitochondrial: MALVLRLRRAIALSSSLIHHPPLTSSSSSLSSSCPPLLKPLLRSSLLGNPSSQPITQVRSFRSSIPVEIRRWEGGEEDKIKPDEILFEGCDYNHWLITMDFPKDPKPTPEEMVETYVQTAAKVIGSVEEAKKKMYACSTTTYQGFQVMVSEEESEKFKGLPGVVFVLPDSYIDPVNKEYGGDKYDNGVITPRPPPIQYGRQGRYGDRNRNYDRPRYDSPRDARPMPQGRQPYDRQGPMQGDGRNYAPQQNYGPPGDRRDFGPPGQARDFGDANQGMRRDPMPSYSRDPNQGGNFASQGQAGDQRYAGSPGVGDYGQRSGPGYSGDSRQGSGPGFSGDYRQGSGPGYSGGYQQGSGPGYGGGYQQGSGPGYGGGNQQGSGPGYGGGYQQGSSGPGYGGGYQQGSSGPGYSGGYQQGSSGPGNQQGSGPGYSGDFRQGSGGFGEEKREEAGYGYGQGSGSGHGQS, encoded by the exons ATGGCGCTCGTCCTTCGCCTTCGTCGAGCCATAGCGCTCTCCTCCTCCCTCATCCATCATCCTCCtctcacctcctcctcctcctccttgtCTTCTTCTTGTCCCCCTCTCCTGAAACCCCTTCTACGATCTTCCCTTCTCGGAAATCCTAGCTCTCAGCCCATCACCCAGGTTCGCTCCTTCCGGTCGTCGATCCCGGTGGAGATCCGGAGGTGGGAAGGTGGAGAAGAGGATAAGATCAAACCGGATGAGATCTTATTCGAAGGGTGTGACTACAACCACTGGCTCATCACCATGGACTTCCCGAAGGACCCCAAGCCCACGCCGGAGGAGATGGTCGAGACCTACGTCCAGACTGCCGCTAAAGTTATTGGAAG TGTAGAGGAGGCAAAGAAGAAGATGTATGCCTGTAGTACCACTACTTATCAAGGTTTTCAAGTAATGGTGTCCGAGGAGGAGTCTGAAAAGTTCAAAG GATTGCCTGGAGTTGTCTTTGTGCTGCCGGACTCTTACATTGATCCTGTGAACAAGGAGTATGGAG GTGATAAGTATGATAATGGAGTTATTACTCCTAGACCTCCCCCAATTCAATATGGCAGACAAGGAAGATATGGTGATAGAAACAGGAATTATGATCGGCCAAGGTATGATAGCCCAAGGGACGCAAGGCCAATGCCTCAAGGAAGGCAACCTTATGATCGCCAGGGACCCATGCAAGGAGACGGAAGAAACTATGCTCCTCAGCAGAACTATGGTCCACCAGGTGATAGGAGGGATTTTGGTCCTCCTGGGCAGGCTAGAGACTTTGGTGATGCCAATCAGGGAATGAGGAGAGATCCGATGCCTTCATATTCAAGAGATCCTAATCAAGGAGGAAATTTTGCCTCTCAAGGTCAAGCAGGAGATCAAAGATATGCTGGTTCCCCAGGTGTTGGAGATTATGGTCAGAGATCAGGCCCGGGATATTCTGGGGATAGCAGGCAAGGATCTGGCCCAGGGTTTAGTGGTGACTACAGACAGGGATCAGGTCCTGGTTACAGTGGAGGTTATCAACAGGGATCAGGTCCTGGTTATGGTGGAGGCTACCAACAGGGATCAGGTCCTGGCTATGGTGGAGGCAACCAGCAGGGATCAGGTCCTGGCTATGGTGGAGGCTACCAACAGGGATCATCAGGCCCTGGTTATGGCGGAGGCTACCAACAGGGATCATCAGGCCCTGGTTATAGCGGAGGCTACCAACAGGGATCATCAGGCCCTGGTAACCAACAGGGGTCAGGACCTGGGTACAGTGGGGATTTCAGACAAGGCTCAGGTGGTTTTGGTGAAGAGAAGAGGGAAGAAGCAGGATATGGCTATGGGCAAGGGTCAGGTTCTGGTCATGGGCAGAGCTAG
- the LOC120253292 gene encoding pentatricopeptide repeat-containing protein At3g13880 yields the protein MQCSSRFLIGISERLNFSTSLQSQMPPQSFLKSPFDSAAYIELLKSFSSSFSLIHGKSIHAHLIKSQPKPCLFLQNNLLNMYCKCGDMVSARHLFDVMPKRDVVSWNSIVSGYFQIGLCYDSFDVFITMRHCDVVLDKFSYASALSVCARMREVNVGKMVHGLIVVCGLSKLAFLTNSLMDMYSKCGDLDRAWRVFDSSDELDDVSWNSLISAFVRIGLIEETQRFFARMHRAGVKMNSFALGSVLKACSSFGGSKELGKVIHGCVVRVGLDSDVFVGSAMLDLYAKKGLLDEAVKVFKLIPDPNVVVFNAMIAGFSRMDTEIDNMVTCEALHLFCEMLRRGMLPSKFTFSSILRACNLTESFELGKQIHGLIFKYHLQYEEFIGSALIDLYSKAHSIEDGFRCFHSSPKQDIVTWTSMISACVENEQFERALSLFNELLNDGRKPDQFTISSVMSACANLAVARSGEQIQSYATKSGFSAFTICANAQIFMYAGSGDIDAANQTFKELQTCDVVSWSAMISSHAKHGCATDALLLFQEMEHRKVVPNHITFLGVLTACSHGGLVDEGFRYFESMKKEYGIHPNVKHCACMVDLLGRAGRLNDAENFISESGFGDDPVLWRALLSSCRIHKNTETGARVAERVIELDPNASASYVLLYNMYLDAGNESLALRTRDLMKAHGVKKEPGLSWIEIGASVHNFVVGDKSHPKSDAIYSKLNEMLSRIERVDDHKDDTLEFEDIQLEHKESMFNCHSEKLAVALGVLLLPKSAPIRVMKNLRICADCHTTMKLFSRNERREIVVRDAIRFHRFKNGSCSCKDYW from the exons ATGCAGTGTTCTTCCAGATTCCTCATTGGAATCTCAGAGCGCCTCAACTTCTCTACTTCTCTCCAATCCCAAATGCCTCCTCAATCCTTCCTCAAATCCCCATTTGATTCAGCAGCCTACATAGAACTCCTTAAATCATTCTCCTCATCCTTTTCCCTTATCCATGGTAAGTCCATTCATGCCCATTTGATCAAATCTCAACCCAAACCATGCCTTTTCCTTCAGAACAATCTTCTCAACATGTACTGCAAATGTGGTGATATGGTAAGTGCCCGCCACCTATTTGATGTAATGCCTAAGAGAGATGTTGTGTCCTGGAACTCGATTGTTtctggttatttccaaattgGTCTTTGTTATGATTCTTTTGATGTGTTTATTACGATGAGGCATTGTGATGTTGTGCTTGATAAGTTTAGTTATGCTAGTGCTCTCAGTGTGTGTGCTAGGATGAGGGAGGTGAATGTGGGGAAGATGGTTCATGGATTGATTGTGGTTTGTGGGTTGTCAAAGCTTGCTTTTTTGACAAATTCGCTTATGGACATGTACTCTAAATGTGGTGATTTGGATCGGGCTTGGCGTGTGTTTGATTCTTCGGATGAGTTGGATGATGTTTCATGGAATTCGTTGATTTCGGCTTTTGTTCGGATTGGTTTGATTGAGGAGACGCAGAGATTTTTTGCTCGAATGCATCGAGCGGGAGTGAAAATGAATTCTTTTGCTCTTGGTAGTGTTCTTAAGGCTTGTTCAAGTTTTGGTGGTTCGAAAGAACTTGGGAAAGTGATACATGGATGTGTGGTTAGAGTTGGATTGGACTCGGATGTTTTCGTGGGAAGTGCAATGCTTGACTTGTATGCGAAGAAGGGACTACTGGATGAGGCTGTGAAGGTTTTCAAACTCATACCTGATCCGAATGTTGTTGTGTTCAATGCCATGATTGCTGGTTTCAGTCGAATGGATACAGAAATTGATAACATGGTCACTTGTGAAGCATTACATCTGTTTTGCGAAATGCTCAGGAGGGGAATGCTGCCATCAAAGTTCACATTCTCTAGTATTCTGAGAGCTTGCAACTTGACTGAATCTTTTGAATTAGGGAAGCAAATCCATGGACTAATTTTCAAATACCATCTACAGTACGAAGAGTTCATAGGGAGTGCACTGATTGACTTATATTCAAAGGCGCATTCTATAGAGGATGGTTTCAGATGTTTCCATTCTAGTCCAAAACAAGACATTGTCACCTGGACATCGATGATTTCAGCATGTGTGGAGAATGAGCAATTTGAGAGGGCTCTGAGCCTGTTTAATGAGTTACTCAACGATGGAAGAAAGCCGGATCAATTCACTATTTCAAGTGTGATGAGCGCTTGTGCAAACCTGGCTGTTGCTCGGTCAGGAGAGCAAATACAAAGTTATGCCACAAAGTCAGGGTTCAGTGCATTCACCATTTGTGCTAATGCGCAGATATTCATGTATGCTGGCTCAGGTGACATTGATGCTGCTAATCAGACTTTTAAAGAGTTGCAAACTTGTGATGTTGTCTCATGGTCTGCAATGATCTCCAGTCATGCAAAACATGGTTGTGCAACCGATGCTCTGCTGCTCTTTCAGGAGATGGAGCATCGCAAAGTTGTTCCAAACCACATCACATTCCTCGGTGTTCTCACTGCTTGTAGCCATGGAGGACTTGTCGATGAAGGTTTCAG GTACTTTGAAAGCATGAAAAAAGAATACGGAATTCATCCAAATGTGAAACATTGTGCTTGCATGGTTGACCTCCTTGGTCGAGCCGGGAGATTAAACGATGCAGAGAACTTCATATCAGAGTCAGGATTCGGTGACGATCCCGTTCTTTGGCGAGCCTTATTGAGTTCTTGTAGAATTCACAAGAACACAGAAACAGGTGCCCGTGTTGCAGAACGTGTCATCGAGCTGGATCCTAATGCTTCCGCATCATATGTTCTTCTCTACAACATGTACTTGGATGCTGGAAACGAGTCATTGGCATTAAGGACAAGAGATTTGATGAAAGCACATGGAGTGAAGAAGGAACCAGGTCTTAGTTGGATCGAGATAGGAGCATCGGTTCATAATTTCGTTGTCGGTGATAAATCTCATCCCAAGAGTGAtgcaatatattcaaaattaaatgaaatgctTTCAAGAATAGAAAGAGTTGATGATCATAAGGATGATACATTGGAGTTTGAAGACATACAGTTGGAACATAAAGAGAGTATGTTTAACTGTCACAGTGAGAAGTTAGCAGTTGCACTTGGTGTTCTTCTTCTGCCAAAGTCTGCTCCCATACGTGTCATGAAGAATTTGAGAATTTGTGCTGATTGCCACACAACAATGAAGTTGTTTTCAAGGAATGAAAGAAGAGAAATTGTTGTCAGAGATGCTATTCGGTTTCATCGCTTTAAAAATGGCTCTTGTTCTTGCAAGGATTATTGGTAA
- the LOC120253294 gene encoding thiamine biosynthetic bifunctional enzyme TH1, chloroplastic isoform X1 → MSSDCMQVIPTTMYMRAISLFTLSRFMQSWRLSMAEVVLRGSPHVLYRRRPALVRAMAAEARRKVSHVLTVAGSDSGAGAGIQADIKACAAAGVYCSSVVTAVTAQNTVGVQGVHPVPEDFVAEQLRSVLSDMEVDVVKTGMLHSGSVIEVLCSSLKEFPVRALVVDPVMVSTSGDMLSAPSTLAVYCNKLLPLADIVTPNLKEASALLGGCSLKSVADMYSAAKLIHSLGPRNVLVKGGDLPDSSDAVDVFYDGEKCHELRGSRVVTRNTHGTGCTLASYIAAELAKGSPVMQAVQRAKSYVASALCYSKDLVIGNGPQGPFDHLMKLKNHVSGLAQKPLFNPDDLLLYAVTDSGMNKKWGRSITDAVKAAIEGGATIIQLREKEADTQDFVEAARSCLAICRPCNVPLLINDRVDVALACDADGVHVGQSDMPAHLVRSLLGPRKIVGVSCKNPAQAEQAWADGANYIGCGGVFPTSTKANNPTVGLDGLRTVCMASKLPVVAIGGISVGNARSVLEISVPNLKGVAVVSALFDQECIATETRRLRSILSDVLRT, encoded by the exons ATGAGTAGTGATTGTATGCAGGTGATCCCAACAACTATGTATATGCGGGCCATATCTCTATTTACTCTATCAAGATTTATGCAG AGCTGGAGACTTTCGATGGCGGAGGTCGTGTTGCGTGGCTCGCCTCACGTTCTCTATCGAAGACGCCCAGCCTTAGTGAGAGCCATGGCTGCCGAGGCCCGGCGCAAGGTCTCGCACGTGCTCACCGTTGCGGGCTCTGACTCCGGTGCCGGCGCTGGCATCCAGGCTGACATCAAGGCCTGCGCGGCTGCTGGTGTTTACTGCTCCTCCGTTGTCACGGCTGTCACCGCCCAGAACACCGTTGGCGTTCAG GGAGTTCATCCAGTGCCGGAGGATTTCGTTGCAGAGCAATTGCGATCTGTGCTTTCGGATATGGAGGTTGATGTG GTTAAAACAGGCATGCTCCATTCTGGTAGTGTCATTGAAGTATTATGCAGTAGCCTAAAAGAGTTTCCTGTTCGAG CTCTGGTGGTTGATCCAGTCATGGTATCTACAAGTGGAGATATGCTTTCTGCTCCATCTACTCTTGCTGTTTATTG CAACAAACTTCTTCCATTGGCTGATATAGTGACCCCAAATTTGAAAGAAGCTTCTGCACTACTTGGTGGATGCTCACTGAAATCAGTGGCTGATATGTATTCTGCTGCAAAATTGATACATTCCCTGGGCCCTAG AAATGTGCTTGTAAAAGGTGGTGATCTTCCAGATTCATCCGATGCTGTTGATGTGTTCTATGATG GAGAAAAGTGCCATGAGTTACGTGgatcccgtgtggtgactcgtaATACACATGGGACTGGCTGCACTCTTGCTTCATATATTGCAGCAGAACTAGCAAAAGGTTCTCCAGTGATGCAAGCTGTTCAG AGAGCCAAGAGCTACGTGGCGAGTGCTCTTTGTTACAGCAAAGATCTTGTCATTGGGAATGGACCTCAAGGACCTTTTGATCACTTAATGAAGCTCAAGAACCATGTCTCTGGTTTAGCTCAGAAACCACTATTCAATCCTGATGATCTGCTGTTATATGCAGTCACAGACTCTGGAATGAATAAGAAGTGGGGACGTTCCATTACTGATGCAGTTAAAGCTGCCATTGAGGGTGGCGCAACAATTATCCAATTGAG AGAAAAAGAAGCTGACACGCAAGACTTTGTAGAAGCGGCCAGGTCATGCTTGGCAATTTGCAGGCCCTGCAATGTGCCATTACTTATCAATGACCGAGTTGATGTTGCACTTGCTTGTGATGCTGATGGTGTGCATGTTGGCCAGTCCGATATGCCAGCTCATCTTGTCCGCTCGCTTCTGGGTCCACGAAAGATCGTTGGAGTCTCATGTAAGAACCCGGCTCAAGCCGAGCAGGCCTGGGCTGACGGTGCAAACTACATTGGTTGCGGCGGTGTTTTCCCAACCAGCACAAAGGCCAACAATCCAACTGTTGGACTGGATGGATTAAGGACTGTTTGCATGGCTTCCAAGCTCCCAGTGGTTGCCATTGGTGGCATCAGCGTTGGCAATGCTCGTTCAGTCTTAGAGATCAGTGTTCCAAACTTGAAAGGGGTTGCAGTTGTGTCTGCTCTTTTCGATCAAGAATGCATTGCCACGGAAACACGCAGGTTGAGATCCATATTATCAGATGTGCTGAGGACATGA
- the LOC120253294 gene encoding probable thiamine biosynthetic bifunctional enzyme, chloroplastic isoform X2 — MAEVVLRGSPHVLYRRRPALVRAMAAEARRKVSHVLTVAGSDSGAGAGIQADIKACAAAGVYCSSVVTAVTAQNTVGVQGVHPVPEDFVAEQLRSVLSDMEVDVVKTGMLHSGSVIEVLCSSLKEFPVRALVVDPVMVSTSGDMLSAPSTLAVYCNKLLPLADIVTPNLKEASALLGGCSLKSVADMYSAAKLIHSLGPSRNVLVKGGDLPDSSDAVDVFYDGEKCHELRGSRVVTRNTHGTGCTLASYIAAELAKGSPVMQAVQRAKSYVASALCYSKDLVIGNGPQGPFDHLMKLKNHVSGLAQKPLFNPDDLLLYAVTDSGMNKKWGRSITDAVKAAIEGGATIIQLREKEADTQDFVEAARSCLAICRPCNVPLLINDRVDVALACDADGVHVGQSDMPAHLVRSLLGPRKIVGVSCKNPAQAEQAWADGANYIGCGGVFPTSTKANNPTVGLDGLRTVCMASKLPVVAIGGISVGNARSVLEISVPNLKGVAVVSALFDQECIATETRRLRSILSDVLRT, encoded by the exons ATGGCGGAGGTCGTGTTGCGTGGCTCGCCTCACGTTCTCTATCGAAGACGCCCAGCCTTAGTGAGAGCCATGGCTGCCGAGGCCCGGCGCAAGGTCTCGCACGTGCTCACCGTTGCGGGCTCTGACTCCGGTGCCGGCGCTGGCATCCAGGCTGACATCAAGGCCTGCGCGGCTGCTGGTGTTTACTGCTCCTCCGTTGTCACGGCTGTCACCGCCCAGAACACCGTTGGCGTTCAG GGAGTTCATCCAGTGCCGGAGGATTTCGTTGCAGAGCAATTGCGATCTGTGCTTTCGGATATGGAGGTTGATGTG GTTAAAACAGGCATGCTCCATTCTGGTAGTGTCATTGAAGTATTATGCAGTAGCCTAAAAGAGTTTCCTGTTCGAG CTCTGGTGGTTGATCCAGTCATGGTATCTACAAGTGGAGATATGCTTTCTGCTCCATCTACTCTTGCTGTTTATTG CAACAAACTTCTTCCATTGGCTGATATAGTGACCCCAAATTTGAAAGAAGCTTCTGCACTACTTGGTGGATGCTCACTGAAATCAGTGGCTGATATGTATTCTGCTGCAAAATTGATACATTCCCTGGGCCCTAG CAGAAATGTGCTTGTAAAAGGTGGTGATCTTCCAGATTCATCCGATGCTGTTGATGTGTTCTATGATG GAGAAAAGTGCCATGAGTTACGTGgatcccgtgtggtgactcgtaATACACATGGGACTGGCTGCACTCTTGCTTCATATATTGCAGCAGAACTAGCAAAAGGTTCTCCAGTGATGCAAGCTGTTCAG AGAGCCAAGAGCTACGTGGCGAGTGCTCTTTGTTACAGCAAAGATCTTGTCATTGGGAATGGACCTCAAGGACCTTTTGATCACTTAATGAAGCTCAAGAACCATGTCTCTGGTTTAGCTCAGAAACCACTATTCAATCCTGATGATCTGCTGTTATATGCAGTCACAGACTCTGGAATGAATAAGAAGTGGGGACGTTCCATTACTGATGCAGTTAAAGCTGCCATTGAGGGTGGCGCAACAATTATCCAATTGAG AGAAAAAGAAGCTGACACGCAAGACTTTGTAGAAGCGGCCAGGTCATGCTTGGCAATTTGCAGGCCCTGCAATGTGCCATTACTTATCAATGACCGAGTTGATGTTGCACTTGCTTGTGATGCTGATGGTGTGCATGTTGGCCAGTCCGATATGCCAGCTCATCTTGTCCGCTCGCTTCTGGGTCCACGAAAGATCGTTGGAGTCTCATGTAAGAACCCGGCTCAAGCCGAGCAGGCCTGGGCTGACGGTGCAAACTACATTGGTTGCGGCGGTGTTTTCCCAACCAGCACAAAGGCCAACAATCCAACTGTTGGACTGGATGGATTAAGGACTGTTTGCATGGCTTCCAAGCTCCCAGTGGTTGCCATTGGTGGCATCAGCGTTGGCAATGCTCGTTCAGTCTTAGAGATCAGTGTTCCAAACTTGAAAGGGGTTGCAGTTGTGTCTGCTCTTTTCGATCAAGAATGCATTGCCACGGAAACACGCAGGTTGAGATCCATATTATCAGATGTGCTGAGGACATGA
- the LOC120253302 gene encoding NAD(P)H-quinone oxidoreductase subunit T, chloroplastic has translation MASTPSPSFSSTLPPLKTHTNSSKPKKPHRHLQLFAASSSSPTSEPSPKQPKRTPGVDTRIHWDNQEEGWLGKKSKPQNPKKSQTQTQTKQYLGEHFADLINNSSATHYQFLGVTPEADVEEIKAAYRKLSKEYHPDTTTLPLKTASEKFMRLREAYNVLSNETSRRFYDWTLAQEEESRREERMRMNLEDPYRQDIKNRVPVPDMVDRLGGKNMELSDQAYTALTIDIFIIFFCVCCFVYVAFFKEQY, from the exons ATGGCCTCAACACCATCTCCTTCCTTCTCCTCCACTCTTCCTCCACTCAAAACCCACACCAACTCATCCAAACCTAAAAAACCCCACCGTCACCTTCAACTCTTTgctgcatcatcatcatcaccaaccTCTGAACCTTCACCCAAGCAACCAAAACGCACACCCGGTGTTGACACCAGAATCCACTGGGACAACCAAGAAGAAGGCTGGCTCGGTAAAAAGTCCAAGCctcaaaacccaaaaaaaagtcaaactcAAACTCAAACCAAACAATATCTTGGTGAACATTTTGCTGATCTTATCAACAATTCCTCAGCCACTCACTATCA ATTCTTGGGAGTAACGCCAGAAGCAGACGTAGAAGAGATAAAAGCAGCATACAGAAAACTATCAAAAGAGTACCATCCAGACACCACAACACTTCCATTGAAGACTGCTTCTGAGAAGTTCATGAGACTTAGAGAAGCTTACAATGTGCTTAGCAATGAAACTAGCCGGAGGTTCTATGACTGGACTTTGGCTCAGGAGGAAGAGAGCCGGAGAGAAGAGAGGATGAGGATGAACCTGGAAGATCCTTATAGACAAGATATAAAAAACAGAGTTCCTGTGCCTGATATGGTTGATAGACTTGGTGGGAAGAATATGGAGCTCAGTGACCAAGCTTACACTGCTCTCACTATTGAtattttcattatcttcttttgtgtttgttgcttTGTTTATGTTGCTTTCTTCAAAGAACAGTACTGA